The DNA window TACAATGCTAATCTCTCTCTGAAAACAAATTCTGCATAATATTTTCTCCTGAAAAACAATATATGAACAAAGACAAAGAGGTAGGATGCAAGTAAAGTTAATCATTGATCTAAACATAGCAGTGAAGAGCAACAACATTCAGAAATGTAAGTTATAATTAAAGCACACAAGAAACTTATGAAAAATACACAGCATAAGCACATTACAATTAAGGACTAAATTGTTGGAAGTTTACATTTTTAAGCCTTTCATACTCCCGCTCGCGGCATTTTGTAATTTCTGCCTGCTCACCAAGAGCTGTCTGCAGTCTCCAAACCtgacattaaaaattttaagcacAGTATAAAGATGAGATTTATTGGCTTATAGAGACTTTTGGTGCCTAATATAATTGACAGATGAACATAACTAACCAAAACCTGAGCAGATTATGTGCCAATAACATAAACACTATGCAGAATGTTTCATTCTTACACATTTGATATTCCCATCTTTATGCAAAAGACAGGAATATATTTCATCATAAATAACTTTTATATTAACACAACTGTTATCACCTCCTCAGCAAGATCCTTTTTAGGCATTTTCTTAATGATCTCAGGTACAGGTGGGTTGCCAGAGAACGTATTATAACTGCACATTGGGAAGCACAATGCAAAAAATCACTGTAAACAACTGTTAGGTAAATATAACTCAATAAATTGAAAATAGCTCAACTATTTTAAGCGatcatcaaactaattcaagcAGAGTTAAAGAGAATTCTGACCCTGAAAGGTGTCTTTTCAATTTGCAACATAGTTATTGTACCATCTGGTACCTTAATGTTTCCATTCATCTCAATGTTTCCAAACAAGAATGACTCAGTTGATGACTTCTGGGGccacaaattaaaaaagttcatctttccattttcaaagttGAAACTGGTAGTTATCTGAAAGTTTTAACTTTCACAGGGCAGCTGAAATTATAGACAAGTAAACCTCAACCATCATACACTTTTCAACTTGAAAATTGTGCTGGTAATGTTTCATTCCATTGTCATACTTTGTGATATTAGAGAGCAAATGTGAGAAAGCAATCTTTTCTTCAATccattttgtattttaaattggTATTAACTTAGAATCTCACGTCAAGCTTGTCTTATATCTACCAAAATTTAAACTAGGCAAAAACAAGTTGCCATGTTATATCAAACATATAGAATAAACCAACACATGGAAATACCAACTATGACCATGCATATAATCataacaatgccaaaaaaaatCCTATTGCAGGCTTTTGGGACACATACATTCGTATCTTTTAAATATCCAGGAATCAGGCTTGacattagaaagaaaaaattgctCCAAGATACATTGCAGGTCACAACTGGGACATCAAAAAATATTTCCCAGTAGTAAAATTTGAGactacaaaataataataataataatacatacatacatacatacccAGAAGATCCTTCACAGTCCAAATTTTCCTGTTCTTCCTGGCTCCTTTCAGCAATTGAAAACCAACCTAAAAATCTGATACCTTGAATCATCAGATGTAGTTGAAGTACATTAAATGCATATCTTAAAGCTAACATGTTATGTCACAACATGTACTACTGACGTGttaaatttagttataaaatGGATAAAAGATCTTGGAATAAAGTTATGCCATGACAGCAACAGAATTTTATTAAAGGTTTCCCCAATAATAACCACAATTATAGAAGAATCTTTACCTAGAACCATGGTGCAAGAGGCCCAAGTAACAATCATGAACTCTTGAAACACCTCTAGAATATATTCTTGGAGCAGCTCCACTATTTAATAGCAGTATAAGTTTCTCCACTAAGGCAGATGCTGCAAACATTACACCAGCACTTTGCAgctggaaaagaaaagaaaagaaactcgGTGCAGGTTTCTTTTCAGCACAAGCAGGTGCCCCCTGGAATGGAAAACAGATCAGATCCCCTAATACAATATCTCAAGGACTGTCCAAGCACATGATTCAGTAACATTACCTACCTCTAAATACCTACAAATTAGAATCTGGAATACTATAACTGGTACTTCCATGATTATGTCTTGCATGTTACACATTCTCTTTAGGCGTCGATTTCCCTCTGAAGAAACCACTAAACCACTGACCAGATTGGACCACTTTGTACATACAAGAAAAGCAAAGCACTCGACGATGCTGCAGAATGATAGATCCATtaaaaaccttatttaacacaTTTAAGCCAACATTCTAAGAAACACAAAGGGAGGAACAACACAGTAAACTTACGCAAGGTTAACAAATAAATCCCACCAGCTGAGAACGAGTAAATCACCTATATCAGTGAAGATAAACAAAGAGACCATTAGAAAAAGAATAACTTATGAAAATAAAGATCTTATTCTAGTCTCCACTCATCACGACTTCCAAAAGGGCTAAATTACATGACATGGACTCCACAATCTTCCAGTACTGGTCCATATATCATATGTATAAAATCCAGTCCAAAAAGTAGTAGGTATAATGTCATGTATATTTCTGTGAATTAAAATACATTTACAGTGAATTATAATTTGTAGGAATTACTTTGCTAGATAGATAAAACATGAAGAACTAACCATGTTGAAAAACATTGTGCCATCCAAAGTATATGTCATAAAATGGGGGGAAAGCAAattctatttcattttttaacaGCCAAACTGGCTCAACTGCAGTCATATTATCGGCCTTTAATTATATGATACCACAGTATTCATGAAGAAAAGTCTAAAAAACGGATTTTTGTATGCATTTATTCAAAAGCATTTCCCCACTATTAACAAAATCAGAAGCCTTAGTTTGCCAGGGAAAATATTGAGGAAGGACATCAACAAAGCAGTGCCATAACAATATTCCACAATCAGATCAAAATATTTGGCATCATATCAATGATAAATGTAAAAGAATTTGGAAACAGTAAATGAAAAAGCTCATCCATTTAACTTCAGGAGAGAGAATTACCACTCAGTTTTAAGAGTGTGAAAATTGTAGCAGTAATGAAGAAGACCCTAGAGATTGCAACCGAAAAGTGCTGCAAACAGCAAACAAGTATTTTCAGTATAATTACATCGATAACCTCAAGTTTATTATCTTTCATCAGTAAAGAGAGGAAACTGAACATCGTACTGGCAATTACATAACAAGCAtcactaaaaatttaattgacCCAAGCAGCAATTTGTAGTTGAGTTAAATGTCTTCTATGAGATATTAGTAAAACAACAAAGAAACCTTTTCCACATGTTGGAGCCAATTAAATGTATCAAAGAAAGCCACTGAGTTCTATCtttcaacaaaatattaatatagtaAAATGTGAACTTGAGAAACAAAAGACATTAAGGTTTTAACGAAATATAATCCTAGCAATGAAAACCTGCAGGCATACAGATATACATTCCACCCTGTCCTCTTTATGAAGTTTTACCATATAGTATAGTTATTGTCTACGATAATTGTCCCTTATACAAAATTCGGTCATTGTATTTTCATCGACAAAGGTGCTCAAGAAGTCTTCAATCCAAACATCAacatttattattctatttctattttctgttttaatCAGTTATATATGTAAGGAAAACCAATAGAGACCATGAAAAACAAGTTGACATATAGAACACTGATTACAACAAAAAAACACTGCATTCAACACATATCGTTTCAATGAATTAACAGCAGATATGGATCCTTACAGGAGGAGTTTCCCATATTACCTCAGCATTCATGTTTTCTTCATCCCCTGGCATTAGAGCCCTACATAATCTGCACAGAAAACAAGCACCAGTTGGTATGGCTGATTAATATTGATAAATATGAGCCCACATCACGATTTTATTGAAACATCCAAACTAAGTACCTGAAATTTTCCATGACAATAATGATTTCAAATATTAgtaatggaaggaacacaatcTTCATATTGACTACTTGAGCACCACGAACTGTAAAAGAGCAAATGCATTAGTATACTAAGAGAACCCGTAATATTGTCACAACAGGAATTCaagttttttattacaaaattttcATTTCCAAGAAGGCAGAGTTTTTTAATGTAGGTGTACCACATATGCTCTCAAGATATATACAAAGGAGCAGTTCAAATGCAGTAAGTAATGGCATTGCAACGACAGCATGACCTGTTGCCCACTGTCACAAAATAGAAATTCAGTATTGTATTTGCACATCATAGTTGACAGGAGTAATTtataaagggaaaaaaaagcGAAGGAGAGCCAGTGACCATATTCTGGAGTTTTACTTATTGTGATTGCCAAAGGGTAATTCAAACTCATGTGTTAGAAGCTCAATGACCCAAAGCACACAAAAAGTACAAAACAGTCTCAAGTTATATTGAATATGAAAATGGCTTACATTTTGATTATGTCGGGCTGACAACCCTGGCAATGAAAACCTCCCTCGAGCCACAATGGCATGAAAGATCCAAAGAGGAAAGAATATTATCCTGTTgatcaaagtaaaaaaaattcataactaCAATTGTCTACGAAGAATCCAATATATGCCACACCTTATCACACATCATTCTTACCATAAAATTTCTACATTGAAACAAATTTTCAGATAGAACCATCAATACCATCACTTTTTCAAGACACCTACTCTTTTCTATCTCTTGGGCTAAAATACATTTGAGTTAAAAGGAAACCAggggaaaagaagaagatagtaaTATGTTCTACAATCTACATCATCTCCAACAAAGAAGGGTGTTGAAGATTTTGGAGCTGGAGTACATGgctttaaaaaagatttaaggAACAACATACAATGTCTTCATTTGAATCCCATACTAAATCAAATACAATTTCCATTTTGATGTTTAGGGTACAATCATTGTGAAGTGATATGAAGCAACTTGATAATTCCTATCTACCAAGGCTTTCTAATCAATTATGttttaaatcaaaagagaaggcCTATTATGTCTGTCACTCTGTGGAAGCTTTAAAATAAGACAACAATATGCAAGCTTAATTCCGACTTCAATAAAAGCAAAGGATATCACACTCATTGATTATTTCGGAGGTACCAATAAGTTTGCAAGTTTACAATAATAAATTGTACACATTTTCACTCCAGGCCATAAGTTTAGCAGACACTGATCTCATCTTTATCTAATTTCCACTTTCCCCCAGTCCATTTACTTAACCAAGAAGACTCTGATGCTTATATGAACAATTTTTTacagaagaaaacataaagtcATTGctggggaaaaaaaaaaggtttgcCACAAAGCCTACCTCAAATTATTATAAGGAAAAGTAAGGGAATCAAAGCGGATTCTACTGTGTCTTATCAGTAGCTCGCTATTGCGACTTTGACCCTTTCCAACAGAAGAAACCCTTTCCATCACAATAGCACAatgataaaagagttccagtTCTTTGGGATTATTTTGCATGCAACTCTAGCCATTGCATCATAAATCATTCGTTCATTGCATGTAAGGACGGCCAGAGCAAATAATTACTAAACTCAACTCCATTTCTCTCACTCATCATGCACAAcaagggaaaaaaaataaaaataaagattactacttactaattaatccacattACCACCCAGAAGGATTAACGCATTGTAATTACCAGTAATGCTATAACACAGTACAGTGTTTAAAAACTTACCGTTTAAGTTGTAATTCAGAGATACACGTATTATTAGGGGTAATGTAAACCATCAATTGGAAGATAGATTACTCTAGAATCATCGATTACTAGTAACGTGACGCAACCAAGCAAATTAATCAAACATTAGCGATGATTCAAATAGATTACTTGAATGAACTAAGTTAAAGAAGGGACTAACCACCACGATAAGGAGAGGCGGTGGTGAAGCTTTAGAAGAAGCAAAGAAGTGAAGCAGAGAAGGGAGGCGTGTGCAGCCACAGGCTCTAACAGCCTCCGCCACGTCATCTTAGAATACTGAAATGCGGAATGGCAAAAGGATCCAGGTGATAAGAAGAAGGTTTCAGTTTCAACAAGAGTCAAAGTCAAAGTCAACTGAGAGTCAATGAATCGAGAGGGAAAGGGGGGTTTCTTAGCTTTTACGCCATATGTGTTTTTCGGTGGAAGAGAGAAAGCAAGAGGAAAGCTTCATAGTGTCACACTCAGACTCGAAGAAGGTACTTTCTTACGTGGATACGGTAGTTGGCGACCTTCCTGCTCCCTACACTACGCTGGTCGTTGGAAAATGAAAAGTCAACAGGCGTTGGGattagttttgatttttgagtGATGAGTATAAAAGGTATTTCGGATGggtttttttcaataataaaataaaaaaaattattatttttttaaatatgatttttagattttaattttttaaatacgattttttttttgtatttaagcAAGTTTGTCGGGCTCCTggcgaactctataaaaattgGCAAGTTCGCCTAATTCTCGGTAAACTCCACTCAAGTTttttgaaatatgcatttttaaTTCATATCATTGTCTAGTATATAAAACTtgcttaaatataaaaaaagattgtatttgagaaattaaaatataaaaattaaatataaatatttattatttaaattttttttaaaaaaattagttaaactatttattcaaattgaactaaaatattaaaaaaaatttaaatgtactAAAATATTggtatttcaataattttaatcattaattttaattaatatatattatatatattttttataattaaaaataacagttaaaattattgaaacctgatacatttaaaattttttctaaaacaaTTTGTATTATTAATGGATAGAAAGACGTTTTGGTGGTGAAGACTGAAGAGGAACATTCCGTGAGGTTTTAACCGTTGAgatgtaaattaaaatatttgaacgGATACAATGATGCTGTGTTTGCTAGTGTGGACAATAAGGTGGATTGGCCCATGTTGGGAGTGTAATGGGCGGAGACATCATTCGGTGAGGTTTTAGTTATTAGCTAATGAGTCTAATgtcactttattttttaatgatggaTTGAGTTTAttgtaacataaaaaaaaaaaaagttaacaaagatgttaaaataaagataataatgaaatatttatcaaatttttttaatgatgttaaattaaaaacattGCAATATTAAGAGTTTTCTATAACCCATCaacattctaatttttttattttgtagtgCATCccgattttatttaaatttattgtataCATAGATTTGAATGACTTAGATATTAAAATGACAACTTATATATTTGAACCAAATAAAAGAAGGTTACatattttattatctatctATTAAAGCTTTTTGAAAATAGTACAATATTAATGTGTTTCATGTTTGTAGTGATGAGGTATTGACGACAACAAATAAATTTAGCGAAACTCATGACAACTTCAAGTCATTAATTCCCAAAAAATGAGTGCATGGGGATGTAAGTGGATAATTAAGTTACTAACTCTAGCATACTTTTAATTctgaataaatttattaattactgTTGGATTTGGTGGCTATTATGCTAACCGTGTAGGAGAAAGGATTAGGATGTCAAACACACTGGAATTTGTCAACTGTGTTTTCGGTATGCCATGTCTTTTTCAggcttattataatttttatttattttatcttattgtaTAATTGGGGTCACTTACTTAGTCTCTAACTATTAATTTTAGCAATTCATACTGGAATGTGAtatcaaaattgaaattttgttaaaatattatcaaaaataattcATGAAAAAAGTTGATGAAGGTCTAAAAAGGTTTATGATTTATTgtactttttctttgtttaatggTTTTTATTTTTACGATTTATATGCGTAATACAAATAACAACTaccaatattattttaatatacgCTCCTATAGACTTACTGTAAAAGTTGTAGGTAAAAGTCAATAACCACTTTGGTCAACTATTTCTTCATCATAACTGCTACTAAGTCTAATAGAAGAGAATCAATTGGCTTTCCTGGCATCAAGCTCCTAAATACATCTCTGCGAGctgtaaaccctaaaaatactaTATCCTCCTCCTAACTGTCAAAGataaattaacataaataaaaatagctaaACAAGTCCACAacactattaaaaaataatattcatatTGAATTTACTTCCTTATCCATCAATAGATTACCATACAAATATGCTGCAATTGCAAGTTCAGTATGGTCAAAACTCATAGAATATGTTGGTCTAAAATACACTTGCACccactaaataaataataataataataataataataataataataataataataataataataataataaactactTATTACTTAGTACTCACAATAGGTAGCTCTAATTCAAGAATATTGATTGAAGTAAGTGAGTTTGTTCTCCTTTTTTTAGCAATGGACAGATCCATATTTGTCTTCTCAGTAGAGCATAGCAACAATGGATTATTCGACACACTACTTTGTTGATTAAGAGTCTTAGAATTGGAACCAAAGACCTTAAACACCTTAGAGGGGGAGCTGACATTATTTTCCAACCATTGAATAACAGATTGGACTATTTAAGTCAATTATTCAACAGAATTAGCTAATGAGTCTAAAGTCACTTTGCCCTTCAATGATGGATTGGGTTCActgtaacataaaaaaaaagttaataaggatgttaaaataaagataatgagATATTTATCAAAACTTTAAGAGAGTTCTTTATAACTCTAAATTAAAAACATTACAACATAATtcctattttattcttttaatcgAAGATGCGAATAAATAgacttattataaaaaattaacagaagaccaatgagaataaatttatgaaacaagaacaataaaaaaataattagtacaTACTTATTCAAAATTTCAGTTGGTTCTTGACAGATCTTCATGTTAAGAATAGAATTTGCCTCAATAGAAGtagcttaattatttttatgcattttttccaTTATAATTAGCTTGTAATGTTATGTGTTTgagaaaaatacataataatgataaaaagagagttgttattatatatcaatttaagataaatctatattaaatacaaattcaaTCTAATTGTTGACAATCTAATTAATTCATAATCAACATAAATCacacaaattatattatttataagtaAATCATACATTtagccaaaaataatattatatgtaagtAAATATTACAAGTTTAAATGCTAATATTACGTAgagtaataaattaaaataagttagaataataatatctattttaaattatgtctaaaataaataataagtttccagttatatatgatttaaaatatatatattattaaatattatgtatttattatcacattgaataataaatttaaataataatatctattatgaaaaatattatgtatttattatcaCGTCgaataataaatttgaataaatatatatactatgaatttttaaataaaaataacaaatttttggTAATATatgatctttaaaaaaaattatattttaaataataataatatctactTTGAATagtaaatctttttaaattacaaTCATAAAAGATGCACATActttgtaattatattatatgatataaatataaaataataaaatcttttcaaatgaTAATTTTTCGATAATAATGAaggaataaataaaattttattctatatataaGGACACTGTTCAATATGTCATTAGCAAATTATATTcacaatataatttaaattgtgTTGCATATATGCTTGTGTGCTTGACATGGGTAAGCGAGAATCATACAGACTACCTCAACATAGCGagaaaaaaaagacataaaaGAGGTTAATATTAATGTTATTGATAACCAACTCTTACATAATCCATACTTCAACCATATGCTTCACATACcccaatatatttattttttataccaCGGTTTTTATACTACTGCAGTATATTCTAGCCAATCTCTGACACCCATACATCCATCGTTATACAACATATTTCCACTATCATTTATCGTAGGTCCAACTGTTATAAATTTTTGGCTTCCTACTCTCTTGTATCATTTTTAATCTACTAATTCAAGAGATACAGATAAAATTCTTAAACTACTAAAGTCTCCACAACATCATCAGTCTAACTCAAGTACAAATAAGAAAGCATCAAAGCATACAAGTGTACGTAATAAGAAGGTATTCGCGGCCAAGTGAAGAATTGTCTGGAATCCAAATTTGTCTGAAATATGGTTGGTGTAAATACTGTTTCCATTAAagacaaattttcaaaaaataaaaaataacaaaaaagacCTCACACAAATCTCTAACCGAGGAGCAAAATGCACTCTTAAAAAAGAGTACGCCAAGTGGATATTCTATTAGAATGCATACCCTAAACAACAAAAAGGTCGAGCACaataaaaagagaattaaatGGCCATCTGTATGTTTGAATAACACAAGAATTCGCATTGATCATCTAAGGTTACTTAACTTAGTAAtctcaccaatttttttattttacagtGCATCCCGATTTTATTTAAGCCCCCTACATACATGGATTTGGATGACTTAGATATTAAAATGGTAACCTACGTGTTTGTACCAAATAAAAGGTTACATATCCTATTATATATCTATTAAAGTTTTTTGAAATTACTAGAATATTAATGTGTTTCATGTTTGTAATGATGAGGTATTGACGACAACAAATAAATTTAGCGGAATTTGGGACAACTTCAAGTCATTAATTTCCAAAGAATGGGTGCATGGGGATGTAAGTGCATAATTAAGTTACTAACTCTAGCATACTTTTAATTcttgataaatttattaattaccaCATAGGTGTTGGATTTGGTGGCTATTATGCTAACCATGCAGGAGAAAGAATTAGGATGTCAAACACACTGGAATTTGTCAGCTGTGTTTTCGGTATGCCATATCTTTTTCAAGCTTGttatagtttttatttattttatcttattgtaTAATTGGTGTAACTGACTTAGTccttaactattaattttagcAATTTATACTAGAATGTGATACCAAAATTAAAGTTTTGTTgaaatattatcaaaaataattcATGAAAAAAGTTGATGAAGGTCTAAAAAAGGTTTATAATTTATTGTATTTCTTTCATTGTTTAATGgcatttatttttatgatttatatgcgcaatacaaataacaaataccaatattattttaatatatgctCCTATATACTTACCGCAAAAGTTGTAGGTAAAAACCAACAACCACTTTTTCTAGTCAACTCTGTCTTCATCATATCTGGTACTAAGTCTAGCATAAGAGAATCAATTGACTTTCTTGGCATCAAGCTCTTGAATACATTTCTGTGAGTTGTAAGCCCTAAAAATACTATGTCCTCCTCAGAGCTGCCAAAGataaattaacataaataaaaatagctaaACAAATCCACAACACcgttaaaaataatattcttattGAATTTACTTACTTATCCATCAATAGATTACAATACAAGTATGCTACAATTGCAAGTTCAGTATCGTCCAAATTCATCGAAGATGTTGGTCTAAAACACACTTGCACtcactaaatatatataaaaaaaactattattggtgtaataataataaacaactTATTACTTAATACTCATAATAGGTAGCTCTAATCCAGGAACATTGATTGAAGCAAGTGAATCTGTTCTCCTTTTTTTAGCAATGGACAAATTCGTCTTTGCCTTCTCAGTAGAGCATAACAACAATGGATTATTTGAGGCACTACTTTGTTGGTTAAGAGTCTTAGAATTGGAACCAAAAACCTTAAACACCTTAAAGGGGGAGCTGACATTATTTTTCAACCGGTGAACAACAGATTGGACTATTTGAGTCAATTATTCGTCAAAATTAGCTAATGAGTCTAAAGTTACTTTGTCCTTCAATGATAGATTGGGTTCActgtaacataaaaaaaagttaacaaggatgttaaaataaagataataatgaGATATTTATCAAAACTTTAAGAGAGTTCtttataactaaattaaaaacattGCAACATAATtcctattttattcttttaaccgAAGATGCGAATAAATAgacttattataaaaaaataacagaagaccaatgagaataaatttatgaaacaagaacaataaaaaaaattagtacgtacttgttcaaaattttagttGGTTTTTGACAGATCTTCATGTTAGGAATAGAACTTGCCTCAACAGAAACAGCTCAATTATTTTTATGCATGTTTACTATTGTAATTAGCTTGTAATATTATGTGTTtgagaaaaaatacataataataataataataataataataataataataataataagagagtTGTTATTATATATCAATTTAAGGTAAATCAATATTAGATACAAATTCAATCTAATAATTGACAATCTAATTAATTCATAACCAATATGAATCgcacaaattatattatttataagtaAAGCATATATTCAGCCAAAAAcaatattatatgtaaataaatattaCAAGTTTAAATACTAATATTACGTAGAATAATACGTtagaataaattagaataataatatctattttaaatcatgtctaaatgaaaataataaatttccaattttatattatttaaaaaaagatttattattaaatattatgtatttattaccACGTTGAATAATNNNNNNNNNNNNNNNNNNNNNNNNNNNNNNNNNNNNNNNNNNNNNNNNNNNNNNNNNNNNNNNNNNNNNNNNNNNNNNNNNNNNNNNNNNNNNNNNNNNNNNNNNNNNNNNNNNNNNNNNNNNNNNNNNNNNNNNNNNNNNNNNNNNNNNNNNNNNtatcaaataaaataataagtttgaataataatatctattttaaataatttttaaataaaaataatatcaactttgaataataaatctttttaaattcaatcCTAGAAGATGCACATACCTTGTAATTATGTTAtatgatataaatataaaacaaaaaaatctttttaaaagataatttttcaataataaagaagcaacaaacaaaattttattctatatgTAAAGACACTGCTCAACATAGCGAGAAAAAAAAGACACGCAATAGGATTTAACattaatgttattgataatcaaCTCTTACATAATCCGTATACTTCAATCATATACCTCACATACCCCAATATTTCTATTCTATATACCACGATTTTTATACTGCTGCAGTATATTCTAACCAATCTACAACACCCATGCATCCATCGTTATACAACCTATTCCCACCATCATTTATCGTAAATCCAACTATCACAAATTTTTTGCCTCCTACTCTCtcttattattttcaatatacTAATCCTAGAGATACAGATGAAATTCTTAAACTGCTAAAATCTCCACAACATCATCAGTCTGATTCTGATACAAATAAGAAAGTATCAAAGCATACAAATGTATGTGATAAGATGGTATCTGTGGCCACGAGAAGAATTGTCAGGTATCCATATTTGTCTGAAAATATGGTTGGTGAGAATACTGTCTCCAATAaagataaattttcaaaaaataaaaaaactacaaTGAAGACCTCACACAAATCTCTAACCGAGGAGTAAAAAGCACTCTTAAAAAAGACTTCACCATGTGAATATTCTATTAGCATGCATACCCTAAACAACAAAAAGGTCGAGCACAATAAACAGAGAATTAAATGGCCATCTTTAAGTTTGAATATCACAAGAATTCACGTCGATCTTCTAAGGTTACATAACTTAGTAAtctcaccaatttttttatattgcaGTGGATCCCGGTTTTAT is part of the Arachis duranensis cultivar V14167 chromosome 1, aradu.V14167.gnm2.J7QH, whole genome shotgun sequence genome and encodes:
- the LOC107469331 gene encoding uncharacterized protein LOC107469331 isoform X1; its protein translation is MTWRRLLEPVAAHASLLCFTSLLLLKLHHRLSLSWWIIFFPLWIFHAIVARGRFSLPGLSARHNQNWATGHAVVAMPLLTAFELLLCIYLESICVRGAQVVNMKIVFLPLLIFEIIIVMENFRLCRALMPGDEENMNAEVIWETPPHFSVAISRVFFITATIFTLLKLSGDLLVLSWWDLFVNLAIVECFAFLVCTKWSNLVSGLVVSSEGNRRLKRMCNMQDIIMEVPVIVFQILICRYLEGAPACAEKKPAPSFFSFLFQLQSAGVMFAASALVEKLILLLNSGAAPRIYSRGVSRVHDCYLGLLHHGSRFLGWFSIAERSQEEQENLDCEGSSGYNTFSGNPPVPEIIKKMPKKDLAEEVWRLQTALGEQAEITKCREREYERLKNEKILCRICFQREISIVLLPCRHRSLCSTCAAKCKNCPICRDNIIMRLPVYDA
- the LOC107469331 gene encoding uncharacterized protein LOC107469331 isoform X3 — translated: MTWRRLLEPVAAHASLLCFTSLLLLKLHHRLSLSWWIIFFPLWIFHAIVARGRFSLPGLSARHNQNWATGHAVVAMPLLTAFELLLCIYLESICVRGAQVVNMKIVFLPLLIFEIIIVMENFRLCRALMPGDEENMNAEHFSVAISRVFFITATIFTLLKLSGDLLVLSWWDLFVNLAIVECFAFLVCTKWSNLVSGLVVSSEGNRRLKRMCNMQDIIMEVPVIVFQILICRYLEGAPACAEKKPAPSFFSFLFQLQSAGVMFAASALVEKLILLLNSGAAPRIYSRGVSRVHDCYLGLLHHGSRFLGWFSIAERSQEEQENLDCEGSSGYNTFSGNPPVPEIIKKMPKKDLAEEVWRLQTALGEQAEITKCREREYERLKNEKILCRICFQREISIVLLPCRHRSLCSTCAAKCKNCPICRDNIIMRLPVYDA
- the LOC107469331 gene encoding uncharacterized protein LOC107469331 isoform X2, translated to MTWRRLLEPVAAHASLLCFTSLLLLKLHHRLSLSWWIIFFPLWIFHAIVARGRFSLPGLSARHNQNWATGHAVVAMPLLTAFELLLCIYLESICVRGAQVVNMKIVFLPLLIFEIIIVMENFRLCRALMPGDEENMNAEVIWETPPHFSVAISRVFFITATIFTLLKLSGDLLVLSWWDLFVNLAIVECFAFLVCTKWSNLVSGLVVSSEGNRRLKRMCNMQDIIMEVPVIVFQILICRYLEGAPACAEKKPAPSFFSFLFQLQSAGVMFAASALVEKLILLLNSGAAPRIYSRGVSRVHDCYLGLLHHGSRFLGWFSIAERSQEEQENLDCEGSSGYVFIIRSLATHLYLRSLRKCLKRILLRRFGDCRQLLVSRQKLQNAASGSMKGLKMRKYYAEFVFRERLALYYFHAGIAVFAAHARRNARTAQSAATIL